A stretch of Ischnura elegans chromosome 4, ioIscEleg1.1, whole genome shotgun sequence DNA encodes these proteins:
- the LOC124157160 gene encoding golgin subfamily A member 4-like isoform X1: MEASTEGREQKELENEGNYSLVTIGGKNELLFDEIFALLIQKECELVCLRSELEMQKSTGCKKPGAGQATSNDEGHAIQNLGFGDFDNESHDSNNTFSKITSLFKKNSVPNTTNEIQEAEDQSIQESQLIEIYQALKKILKETQTKIETQINEEKEGLMKQKEELNTKELQLQMERSELEKLRCQLEDEKNKLGNDKRKIELELRNLLADESEWDTNEGENSENSQEQDYTRCSERSHSEGRMHSKQMPIDKKESEIILEEKTDNESLETDKEKEDISSYTENYEKFTGMDENDLPSQKLDGELQQLAEAKADEIILVQEEKLSELEQFMESWKKTVENERLLMNYRMEHREMVGHQIRESCQMAVENISKEWIEIKEAYKKIQMHQCKLHEIENNIATAKMVLEQKEILHKEDLTKIENGKRTAEAEWKHITLEKEKIKTERASMEKDKEKLKEMIKCIEMQRKELENRREIFKEEIRVGEEIQKKVDEKRTSGIIEEQRNLEKKREMLMIEHHDLYKARQICDAHRAILEWERMCIAREKDEVQDEWIQLEKEKMALGIIKATNDEKMMMLETAWKKIKEKEYEMDIQFNELEEERKCISDERISLQSERIHLDELKTTVLTRVSEINTEISQVEQQKKELLSMTSVIDRKKSELEEEREALKLEKRECMKISERTGESDTSWQDYRLKHCEMVKNIKNRILSLVEEVSCMEERSLDGATQNVYNNKLHHQNFDLTKKSEQGIHAAKLDEDHDTQRIKHLVKAVKSMEKDMCKMKSKIKRRHQLKKQVITLKQQVKRMRGQLSNLQENLKEKSEINFNAIDLMNKFMHPYQESLIARIDNGKCDECGAITSIKNIMKTRAGKMAGDWKSTSFLQTNYCHQCFNVIENQNTNHRKGNNDCWRGEMIHGNKSTNNLNNGHLKVDDEKLFEETPYSNTNSWMKTTDKKRDFMGIETEFKKYKQLAALRASKNESRSNFFSSINTLWGMRPESDSNKRQRKERKVWNMAFIIAIILSCGATSAFISSS, translated from the exons atggaagcaAGTACTGAGGGAAGGGAGCAAAAAGAattggaaaatgaaggaaattattcCCTGGTAACAATAGGAGGGAAAAATGAGTTACTCTTTGATGAAATCTTTGCACTTTTAATCCAAAAGGAATGTGAACTAGTGTGCTTAAGGAGTGAACTAGAG ATGCAAAAAAGCACAGGGTGCAAAAAACCAGGTGCTGGTCAAGCAACGTCAAATGATGAAGGGCATGCAATACAAAACCTAGGGTTCGGTGATTTTGATAATGAGAGCCATGACTCAAATAACACCTTTTCTAAAATAACAtcattatttaagaaaaacagtGTCCCAAACACAACCAACGAGATACAAGAAGCTGAAGACCAATCCATACAGGAATCTCAACTCATAGAAATTTACCAAGCCCTGAAGAAAATCTTGAAAGAAACACAAACAAAAATTGAAACACaaataaatgaagagaaagaAGGACTAATGAAACAGAAAGAAGAGCTAAATACAAAAGAGCTCCAACTTCAAATGGAAAGAAGTGAGCTAGAAAAGTTAAGGTGCCAATTAGAGGATGAAAAGAACAAGCTTggaaatgacaaaagaaaaattgaactaGAGCTAAGAAATCTATTAGCTGATGAGAGTGAATGGGACACTAATGAAGGAGAGAATTCAGAAAACTCACAGGAACAGGATTACACAAGGTGCAGTGAAAGAAGTCATTCAGAAGGAAGAATGCACAGCAAACAGATGCCAATCGAtaaaaaagaaagtgaaataattttagagGAAAAGACAGATAATGAATCATTGGAGACAGACAAAGAAAAGGAGGACATATCATCCTACAcagaaaactatgaaaaattcacAGGCATGGATGAAAATGATCTGCCATCACAAAAACTGGATGGTGAATTGCAACAGTTAGCAGAAGCAAAGGCTGATGAAATTATATTGGTACAGGAGGAAAAGTTAAGTGAGCTTGAACAATTCatggaaagttggaaaaaaacagTAGAGAATGAAAGATTATTAATGAATTACCGGATGGAACACCGAGAAATGGTAGGACATCAAATTAGAGAATCTTGTCAAATGGCAGTAGAAAACATAAGCAAAGAGTGGATAGAAATTAAAGAAGCATATAAGAAAATCCAAATGCACCAATGTAAACTACATGAGATCGAAAATAACATAGCAACAGCAAAGATGGTACTGGAGCAGAAAGAAATTCTTCATAAAGAAGATTTGACAaagatagaaaatgggaagcgCACTGCTGAGGCGGAGTGGAAACATATAActcttgaaaaagaaaaaattaaaactgagagAGCCTCAATGGAAAAGGACAAAGAAAAGctaaaagaaatgataaaatgtattgaaatgcaAAGGAAAGAGCTGGAAAACAGaagagaaatattcaaggaagagaTAAGAGTTGGAGAGGAGATACAGAAGAAGGTAGACGAAAAACGCACCTCAGGAATCATAGAAGAGCAAAGGAACTTGGAGAAAAAGCGGGAAATGTTGATGATTGAGCATCATGATTTGTATAAAGCCAGGCAAATATGCGATGCACATCGAGCTATTTTAGAGTGGGAAAGAATGTGCATTGCCAGGGAGAAAGATGAGGTTCAGGATGAATGGATACAGTTAGAAAAGGAGAAAATGGCTCTGGGAATCATTAAGGCAACTAACGATGAGAAGATGATGATGCTTGAAactgcatggaagaaaataaaagaaaaagaatatgaaatggaCATTCAATTCAATGAattggaagaagaaagaaaatgtatAAGCGATGAACGTATTTCCCTTCAGAGTGAGAGGATCCATCTCGATGAGTTGAAAACAACTGTACTAACAAGAGTAAGTGAAATTAACACTGAAATCAGTCAAGTTGAGCAGCAAAAGAAAGAACTCTTATCCATGACATCTGTTATAGATAGGAAAAAATCGGAACTTGAAGAGGAGAGGGAGGCACTTAAGCTAGAAAAAAGAGAATGCATGAAGATATCAGAAAGAACTGGGGAATCAGATACATCATGGCAAGATTACAGGTTGAAACACTGCGAAATGGTTAAGAATATTAAGAACAGAATTCTTTCACTAGTTGAAGAGGTTAGCTGCATGGAAGAAAGATCTTTAGATGGAGCAACTCAGAATGTATATAACAACAAATTGCACCACCAAAACTTTGATCTCACAAAAAAATCAGAACAAGGAATTCATGCAGCGAAACTGGATGAAGATCATGATACCCAAAGAATAAAGCACCTAGTGAAAGCTGTGAAAAGCATGGAAAAAGACATGTGTaaaatgaaatctaaaataaaaaggaGGCACCAGCTTAAGAAACAAGTAATCACCTTAAAACAACAAGTGAAGAGAATGCGAGGACAGTTATCCAATCTGCAAGAAAATTTGAaggagaaaagtgaaataaattttaatgctattgaCCTGATGAACAAATTTATGCATCCCTATCAAGAAAGCCTAATCGCTAGAATAGATAACGGAAAGTGTGATGAATGTGGGGCGATCaccagcattaaaaatataatgaaaacaagAGCTGGTAAAATGGCAGGTGACTGGAAAAGCACAAGTTTTCTCCAAACAAACTATTGCCATCAGTGTTTCAATGTTATAGAAAATCAAAATACCAACCACAGGAAGGGAAATAATGATTGCTGGAGAGGAGAAATGATACATGGAAATAAATCCACCAACAATTTGAATAATGGACATCTCAAGGTTGATGATGAGAAGTTGTTTGAGGAAACACCATATTCCAACACTAACAGTTGGATGAAAACTACAGATAAGAAAAGAG ACTTTATGGGGATTGAaactgagtttaaaaaatataagcaacTTGCAGCTCTCAGAGCATCAAAAAACGAGAGTAGAAGTAACTTTTTTTCATCAATCAACACCTTGTGGGGAATGAGACCAGAATCTGACTCAAATAAAAGgcaaaggaaagaaagaaaagtgTGGAACATGGCATTTATAATAGCAATTATTTTATCCTGTGGAGCTACTTCAGCATTCATATCTTCTTCATAG
- the LOC124157161 gene encoding PIH1 domain-containing protein 1-like, with amino-acid sequence MTTKGRVNLLEPDRSLLDKNLLFSPPDDEIEDLILRRAAETSDLPWTMIKPTPGFCVKLKKNTIDREKVFINICKSDQIPAPEDKTESELMEILQSDEPSAFRVPMSVGEERPDYDKSGKPCSVFDIVVNPEFYKKVESSQLYRRFIITAVFEALEDKYGIELEKDEFTILKGRKCKGGMTDHRIQVRSKPLVEMMPSSMMSNISEKELDAKSGSNGSKKPLITEIETTPIFAPNERTDTEKQKPPYIIRRKYSNEGDCIMVAEILLKDVLLAKDIELDVGEDRILLQTKSNRYHLDLFHPYIIDQEKTTAKFSTENKVLLVEMPLER; translated from the exons atgacTACTAAGGGAAGAGTTAACTTGTTGGAGCCAGATAGATCACTTTTGGATAAGAACCTTCTTTTCAGT CCTCCAGATGATGAAATAGAAGATTTAATTCTGCGACGTGCAGCTGAAACTTCCGATTTGCCATGGACTATGATCAAGCCTACACCCG gtttttgtgtaaaattaaaaaagaatactaTAGACAGGGAAAAAGtcttcataaatatttgtaaaagtgaTCAAATTCCTGCTCCTGAAGATAAAACGGAATCTGAGTTGATGGAAATTCTTCAATCTGATGAGCCATCAGCATTTCGTGTGCCTATGAGTGTTGGTGAAGAAAGACCTGATTATGATAAAT CCGGAAAACCTTGCAGTGTGTTTGACATTGTGGTTAACCCAGAATTTTACAAGAAAGTTGAAAGTAGTCAGCTCTATCGCCGGTTTATAATAACAGCTGTTTTTGAAGCATTAGAAGATAAATATGGCATTGAGCTTGAGAAAGATG AGTTTACCATCCTTAAAGGTCGAAAGTGTAAAGGTGGTATGACAGACCACAGAATTCAAGTGAGGAGCAAGCCTCTTGTTGAAATGATGCCATCCAGCATGATGAGTAACATTTCTGAGAAGGAATTGGATGCTAAATCAG GAAGTAATGGCTCTAAAAAGCCTCTCATTACTGAAATCGAGACTACACCTATATTTGCACCAAATGAAAGGACAGATACTGAAAAGCAGAAGCCACCATATATAATTAGGAGGAAATACTCAAATGAGGGGGATTGTATTATGGTGGCTGAAATTCTTCTAAAGGATGTG TTGCTTGCTAAAGATATTGAGCTTGATGTTGGAGAAGACAGGATATTGCTTCAAACTAAAAGTAATAGATATCACCTTGACTTATTTCATCCTTATATAATAGACCAGGAAAAAACTACTGCTAAGTTCTCCACTGAAAACAAG gtaCTTCTGGTGGAAATGCCTTTGGAGCGCTAA
- the LOC124157160 gene encoding golgin subfamily A member 6-like protein 22 isoform X2, which produces MEASTEGREQKELENEGNYSLVTIGGKNELLFDEIFALLIQKECELVCLRSELEMQKSTGCKKPGAGQATSNDEGHAIQNLGFGDFDNESHDSNNTFSKITSLFKKNSVPNTTNEIQEAEDQSIQESQLIEIYQALKKILKETQTKIETQINEEKEGLMKQKEELNTKELQLQMERSELEKLRCQLEDEKNKLGNDKRKIELELRNLLADESEWDTNEGENSENSQEQDYTRCSERSHSEGRMHSKQMPIDKKESEIILEEKTDNESLETDKEKEDISSYTENYEKFTGMDENDLPSQKLDGELQQLAEAKADEIILVQEEKLSELEQFMESWKKTVENERLLMNYRMEHREMVGHQIRESCQMAVENISKEWIEIKEAYKKIQMHQCKLHEIENNIATAKMVLEQKEILHKEDLTKIENGKRTAEAEWKHITLEKEKIKTERASMEKDKEKLKEMIKCIEMQRKELENRREIFKEEIRVGEEIQKKVDEKRTSGIIEEQRNLEKKREMLMIEHHDLYKARQICDAHRAILEWERMCIAREKDEVQDEWIQLEKEKMALGIIKATNDEKMMMLETAWKKIKEKEYEMDIQFNELEEERKCISDERISLQSERIHLDELKTTVLTRVSEINTEISQVEQQKKELLSMTSVIDRKKSELEEEREALKLEKRECMKISERTGESDTSWQDYRLKHCEMVKNIKNRILSLVEEVSCMEERSLDGATQNVYNNKLHHQNFDLTKKSEQGIHAAKLDEDHDTQRIKHLVKAVKSMEKDMCKMKSKIKRRHQLKKQVITLKQQVKRMRGQLSNLQENLKEKSEINFNAIDLMNKFMHPYQESLIARIDNGKCDECGAITSIKNIMKTRAGKMAGDWKSTSFLQTNYCHQCFNVIENQNTNHRKGNNDCWRGEMIHGNKSTNNLNNGHLKVDDEKLFEETPYSNTNSWMKTTDKKRAKGWVGPRPDELTPVSVPAQRRELETT; this is translated from the exons atggaagcaAGTACTGAGGGAAGGGAGCAAAAAGAattggaaaatgaaggaaattattcCCTGGTAACAATAGGAGGGAAAAATGAGTTACTCTTTGATGAAATCTTTGCACTTTTAATCCAAAAGGAATGTGAACTAGTGTGCTTAAGGAGTGAACTAGAG ATGCAAAAAAGCACAGGGTGCAAAAAACCAGGTGCTGGTCAAGCAACGTCAAATGATGAAGGGCATGCAATACAAAACCTAGGGTTCGGTGATTTTGATAATGAGAGCCATGACTCAAATAACACCTTTTCTAAAATAACAtcattatttaagaaaaacagtGTCCCAAACACAACCAACGAGATACAAGAAGCTGAAGACCAATCCATACAGGAATCTCAACTCATAGAAATTTACCAAGCCCTGAAGAAAATCTTGAAAGAAACACAAACAAAAATTGAAACACaaataaatgaagagaaagaAGGACTAATGAAACAGAAAGAAGAGCTAAATACAAAAGAGCTCCAACTTCAAATGGAAAGAAGTGAGCTAGAAAAGTTAAGGTGCCAATTAGAGGATGAAAAGAACAAGCTTggaaatgacaaaagaaaaattgaactaGAGCTAAGAAATCTATTAGCTGATGAGAGTGAATGGGACACTAATGAAGGAGAGAATTCAGAAAACTCACAGGAACAGGATTACACAAGGTGCAGTGAAAGAAGTCATTCAGAAGGAAGAATGCACAGCAAACAGATGCCAATCGAtaaaaaagaaagtgaaataattttagagGAAAAGACAGATAATGAATCATTGGAGACAGACAAAGAAAAGGAGGACATATCATCCTACAcagaaaactatgaaaaattcacAGGCATGGATGAAAATGATCTGCCATCACAAAAACTGGATGGTGAATTGCAACAGTTAGCAGAAGCAAAGGCTGATGAAATTATATTGGTACAGGAGGAAAAGTTAAGTGAGCTTGAACAATTCatggaaagttggaaaaaaacagTAGAGAATGAAAGATTATTAATGAATTACCGGATGGAACACCGAGAAATGGTAGGACATCAAATTAGAGAATCTTGTCAAATGGCAGTAGAAAACATAAGCAAAGAGTGGATAGAAATTAAAGAAGCATATAAGAAAATCCAAATGCACCAATGTAAACTACATGAGATCGAAAATAACATAGCAACAGCAAAGATGGTACTGGAGCAGAAAGAAATTCTTCATAAAGAAGATTTGACAaagatagaaaatgggaagcgCACTGCTGAGGCGGAGTGGAAACATATAActcttgaaaaagaaaaaattaaaactgagagAGCCTCAATGGAAAAGGACAAAGAAAAGctaaaagaaatgataaaatgtattgaaatgcaAAGGAAAGAGCTGGAAAACAGaagagaaatattcaaggaagagaTAAGAGTTGGAGAGGAGATACAGAAGAAGGTAGACGAAAAACGCACCTCAGGAATCATAGAAGAGCAAAGGAACTTGGAGAAAAAGCGGGAAATGTTGATGATTGAGCATCATGATTTGTATAAAGCCAGGCAAATATGCGATGCACATCGAGCTATTTTAGAGTGGGAAAGAATGTGCATTGCCAGGGAGAAAGATGAGGTTCAGGATGAATGGATACAGTTAGAAAAGGAGAAAATGGCTCTGGGAATCATTAAGGCAACTAACGATGAGAAGATGATGATGCTTGAAactgcatggaagaaaataaaagaaaaagaatatgaaatggaCATTCAATTCAATGAattggaagaagaaagaaaatgtatAAGCGATGAACGTATTTCCCTTCAGAGTGAGAGGATCCATCTCGATGAGTTGAAAACAACTGTACTAACAAGAGTAAGTGAAATTAACACTGAAATCAGTCAAGTTGAGCAGCAAAAGAAAGAACTCTTATCCATGACATCTGTTATAGATAGGAAAAAATCGGAACTTGAAGAGGAGAGGGAGGCACTTAAGCTAGAAAAAAGAGAATGCATGAAGATATCAGAAAGAACTGGGGAATCAGATACATCATGGCAAGATTACAGGTTGAAACACTGCGAAATGGTTAAGAATATTAAGAACAGAATTCTTTCACTAGTTGAAGAGGTTAGCTGCATGGAAGAAAGATCTTTAGATGGAGCAACTCAGAATGTATATAACAACAAATTGCACCACCAAAACTTTGATCTCACAAAAAAATCAGAACAAGGAATTCATGCAGCGAAACTGGATGAAGATCATGATACCCAAAGAATAAAGCACCTAGTGAAAGCTGTGAAAAGCATGGAAAAAGACATGTGTaaaatgaaatctaaaataaaaaggaGGCACCAGCTTAAGAAACAAGTAATCACCTTAAAACAACAAGTGAAGAGAATGCGAGGACAGTTATCCAATCTGCAAGAAAATTTGAaggagaaaagtgaaataaattttaatgctattgaCCTGATGAACAAATTTATGCATCCCTATCAAGAAAGCCTAATCGCTAGAATAGATAACGGAAAGTGTGATGAATGTGGGGCGATCaccagcattaaaaatataatgaaaacaagAGCTGGTAAAATGGCAGGTGACTGGAAAAGCACAAGTTTTCTCCAAACAAACTATTGCCATCAGTGTTTCAATGTTATAGAAAATCAAAATACCAACCACAGGAAGGGAAATAATGATTGCTGGAGAGGAGAAATGATACATGGAAATAAATCCACCAACAATTTGAATAATGGACATCTCAAGGTTGATGATGAGAAGTTGTTTGAGGAAACACCATATTCCAACACTAACAGTTGGATGAAAACTACAGATAAGAAAAGAG CCAAAGGGTGGGTGGGGCCCAGGCCAGATGAGCTTACCCCTGTATCCGTACCTGCCCAGAGGAGAGAACTTGAGACAACTTGA
- the LOC124157160 gene encoding golgin subfamily A member 6-like protein 22 isoform X3: protein MEASTEGREQKELENEGNYSLVTIGGKNELLFDEIFALLIQKECELVCLRSELEMQKSTGCKKPGAGQATSNDEGHAIQNLGFGDFDNESHDSNNTFSKITSLFKKNSVPNTTNEIQEAEDQSIQESQLIEIYQALKKILKETQTKIETQINEEKEGLMKQKEELNTKELQLQMERSELEKLRCQLEDEKNKLGNDKRKIELELRNLLADESEWDTNEGENSENSQEQDYTRCSERSHSEGRMHSKQMPIDKKESEIILEEKTDNESLETDKEKEDISSYTENYEKFTGMDENDLPSQKLDGELQQLAEAKADEIILVQEEKLSELEQFMESWKKTVENERLLMNYRMEHREMVGHQIRESCQMAVENISKEWIEIKEAYKKIQMHQCKLHEIENNIATAKMVLEQKEILHKEDLTKIENGKRTAEAEWKHITLEKEKIKTERASMEKDKEKLKEMIKCIEMQRKELENRREIFKEEIRVGEEIQKKVDEKRTSGIIEEQRNLEKKREMLMIEHHDLYKARQICDAHRAILEWERMCIAREKDEVQDEWIQLEKEKMALGIIKATNDEKMMMLETAWKKIKEKEYEMDIQFNELEEERKCISDERISLQSERIHLDELKTTVLTRVSEINTEISQVEQQKKELLSMTSVIDRKKSELEEEREALKLEKRECMKISERTGESDTSWQDYRLKHCEMVKNIKNRILSLVEEVSCMEERSLDGATQNVYNNKLHHQNFDLTKKSEQGIHAAKLDEDHDTQRIKHLVKAVKSMEKDMCKMKSKIKRRHQLKKQVITLKQQVKRMRGQLSNLQENLKEKSEINFNAIDLMNKFMHPYQESLIARIDNGKCDECGAITSIKNIMKTRAGKMAGDWKSTSFLQTNYCHQCFNVIENQNTNHRKGNNDCWRGEMIHGNKSTNNLNNGHLKVDDEKLFEETPYSNTNSWMKTTDKKRA, encoded by the exons atggaagcaAGTACTGAGGGAAGGGAGCAAAAAGAattggaaaatgaaggaaattattcCCTGGTAACAATAGGAGGGAAAAATGAGTTACTCTTTGATGAAATCTTTGCACTTTTAATCCAAAAGGAATGTGAACTAGTGTGCTTAAGGAGTGAACTAGAG ATGCAAAAAAGCACAGGGTGCAAAAAACCAGGTGCTGGTCAAGCAACGTCAAATGATGAAGGGCATGCAATACAAAACCTAGGGTTCGGTGATTTTGATAATGAGAGCCATGACTCAAATAACACCTTTTCTAAAATAACAtcattatttaagaaaaacagtGTCCCAAACACAACCAACGAGATACAAGAAGCTGAAGACCAATCCATACAGGAATCTCAACTCATAGAAATTTACCAAGCCCTGAAGAAAATCTTGAAAGAAACACAAACAAAAATTGAAACACaaataaatgaagagaaagaAGGACTAATGAAACAGAAAGAAGAGCTAAATACAAAAGAGCTCCAACTTCAAATGGAAAGAAGTGAGCTAGAAAAGTTAAGGTGCCAATTAGAGGATGAAAAGAACAAGCTTggaaatgacaaaagaaaaattgaactaGAGCTAAGAAATCTATTAGCTGATGAGAGTGAATGGGACACTAATGAAGGAGAGAATTCAGAAAACTCACAGGAACAGGATTACACAAGGTGCAGTGAAAGAAGTCATTCAGAAGGAAGAATGCACAGCAAACAGATGCCAATCGAtaaaaaagaaagtgaaataattttagagGAAAAGACAGATAATGAATCATTGGAGACAGACAAAGAAAAGGAGGACATATCATCCTACAcagaaaactatgaaaaattcacAGGCATGGATGAAAATGATCTGCCATCACAAAAACTGGATGGTGAATTGCAACAGTTAGCAGAAGCAAAGGCTGATGAAATTATATTGGTACAGGAGGAAAAGTTAAGTGAGCTTGAACAATTCatggaaagttggaaaaaaacagTAGAGAATGAAAGATTATTAATGAATTACCGGATGGAACACCGAGAAATGGTAGGACATCAAATTAGAGAATCTTGTCAAATGGCAGTAGAAAACATAAGCAAAGAGTGGATAGAAATTAAAGAAGCATATAAGAAAATCCAAATGCACCAATGTAAACTACATGAGATCGAAAATAACATAGCAACAGCAAAGATGGTACTGGAGCAGAAAGAAATTCTTCATAAAGAAGATTTGACAaagatagaaaatgggaagcgCACTGCTGAGGCGGAGTGGAAACATATAActcttgaaaaagaaaaaattaaaactgagagAGCCTCAATGGAAAAGGACAAAGAAAAGctaaaagaaatgataaaatgtattgaaatgcaAAGGAAAGAGCTGGAAAACAGaagagaaatattcaaggaagagaTAAGAGTTGGAGAGGAGATACAGAAGAAGGTAGACGAAAAACGCACCTCAGGAATCATAGAAGAGCAAAGGAACTTGGAGAAAAAGCGGGAAATGTTGATGATTGAGCATCATGATTTGTATAAAGCCAGGCAAATATGCGATGCACATCGAGCTATTTTAGAGTGGGAAAGAATGTGCATTGCCAGGGAGAAAGATGAGGTTCAGGATGAATGGATACAGTTAGAAAAGGAGAAAATGGCTCTGGGAATCATTAAGGCAACTAACGATGAGAAGATGATGATGCTTGAAactgcatggaagaaaataaaagaaaaagaatatgaaatggaCATTCAATTCAATGAattggaagaagaaagaaaatgtatAAGCGATGAACGTATTTCCCTTCAGAGTGAGAGGATCCATCTCGATGAGTTGAAAACAACTGTACTAACAAGAGTAAGTGAAATTAACACTGAAATCAGTCAAGTTGAGCAGCAAAAGAAAGAACTCTTATCCATGACATCTGTTATAGATAGGAAAAAATCGGAACTTGAAGAGGAGAGGGAGGCACTTAAGCTAGAAAAAAGAGAATGCATGAAGATATCAGAAAGAACTGGGGAATCAGATACATCATGGCAAGATTACAGGTTGAAACACTGCGAAATGGTTAAGAATATTAAGAACAGAATTCTTTCACTAGTTGAAGAGGTTAGCTGCATGGAAGAAAGATCTTTAGATGGAGCAACTCAGAATGTATATAACAACAAATTGCACCACCAAAACTTTGATCTCACAAAAAAATCAGAACAAGGAATTCATGCAGCGAAACTGGATGAAGATCATGATACCCAAAGAATAAAGCACCTAGTGAAAGCTGTGAAAAGCATGGAAAAAGACATGTGTaaaatgaaatctaaaataaaaaggaGGCACCAGCTTAAGAAACAAGTAATCACCTTAAAACAACAAGTGAAGAGAATGCGAGGACAGTTATCCAATCTGCAAGAAAATTTGAaggagaaaagtgaaataaattttaatgctattgaCCTGATGAACAAATTTATGCATCCCTATCAAGAAAGCCTAATCGCTAGAATAGATAACGGAAAGTGTGATGAATGTGGGGCGATCaccagcattaaaaatataatgaaaacaagAGCTGGTAAAATGGCAGGTGACTGGAAAAGCACAAGTTTTCTCCAAACAAACTATTGCCATCAGTGTTTCAATGTTATAGAAAATCAAAATACCAACCACAGGAAGGGAAATAATGATTGCTGGAGAGGAGAAATGATACATGGAAATAAATCCACCAACAATTTGAATAATGGACATCTCAAGGTTGATGATGAGAAGTTGTTTGAGGAAACACCATATTCCAACACTAACAGTTGGATGAAAACTACAGATAAGAAAAGAG CATAA